The region CTCGGCGGGCCGGTCGGCGGGCGGTCGAACGGTCAGCCGAAAAGGGATCCGGCCATTGCCCGGAACACCCGGAGAAAAACGGACGTCCGCTTTTCCCGGCGAAATCCCCGCCTTTCACGGAGACATACGCGCCGCGGCCTTTCCCGCCGCCCGGACGGCCCGGAGGCCCGGGGCCCCGGCCCGCCCCGCCGGGTGTCCCGCCTCACCCGGAAAATCCGTTGCCCCGCCCCGGGCCGCGGCCTACCATCGACGGCGACCTTGCAACAACGGACACCGAGGGACCCTCCCCGGTGAAGGGGAGAGTGTCTTGATGACCCGGAACGCGCCGAGCGCGCCTCACCAGAACCGGAACGCCCGCTCCGACCGGAGCCGCTGACCCGACCACCGAGTAGCGCTCGGCCTGCTCCCGCTGACCCGTTCCACCTCCAGCGAGGAGTTCCTCCGGTGTCCACCACCGAACCGAGCCCCACCCTGCGCACCGCCACCTTCACCTGCGTGCGCTGCGGCCTCACCGTCTCCGCCCTCGATCCCGACGGGCGCGGGCGCGACCACTGCCCCAGCTGTCTGAGCTCCCGGCACACCGTCGACCGCGTCGACGGCGGGGCCTCCGACTGCGGCGGGCGGATGGTGCCCATCTCCATCGCCGTGCCGCGCAGCGGCGCCTGGGTCCTCATCCACCGGTGCACCCGGTGCGACGAGCTGGCCGAGGCGGCCGTCGCGGCCGACGACAACCACCTCGTGCTCATGCGCATCGCGGTCCGGCCGCTGGCCGACCCGCCCTTCCCGCTCGACCTGTTCGGGGAGGTGTGACGTGGCACGACGCAACCGGGACCGCCGCGAACGGCGGCCCCAGCGGCCCAAGACCGTCCTGCACGCCCACGGCGAGGCGGGCCGGGCCGGGTCGTTCCGCTGCGCGGGCTGCCGGCTGGAGGTGCCCGCGACCGCTCCGGGCACCTCCCACCGCAACCACTGCCCGCACTGCCTGACCAGCCTGCACGTGGACCTGCGGGTCCCGGGCGACCGGGCCGCGGACTGCCGCGGCCCGATGTCCGCGGTGAGCATGGCCAGCCGCGCCGACGGCGAATGGATGCTGGTCCACCGCTGCGCCCGCTGCGGTGAGCTGAGCGTCAACCGGATCGCGGGCGACGACAACGCCCGCGCCCTGGTGCGGCTGGCGGTCCGCCCGCTGGCCGGGGCGCCGTCCGGGTTCGCTTCCGTGGCCCGCGACGCCCTGGTCCGGCTGTGAGCGCGGGTCCCGGACCCGGTCAGCCCCGCAGGGGCTCGAACGGGTCCGGGACCGCGCCGGTCCACCGGTGCAGTCGGGCGACACCCGTCTCCAGGGTGGTCCCGCCCTCTTCCCGGCGGCCGCGTTCGACCACGTAGAAGCGGCCGTCGCCGAGGGAGGCCAGTCCGTACGGCCCCCCGCTCACCGGCCAGCCGGACACCCCGGAGGGCTCGTGGACCTCGCCTCCCCGGCTCAGGTGCAGCAGCCACCCCCGCTCGTCCCGGGCCTGGCCCCGGATCGGGCCGTGC is a window of Nocardiopsis changdeensis DNA encoding:
- a CDS encoding RNHCP domain-containing protein codes for the protein MSTTEPSPTLRTATFTCVRCGLTVSALDPDGRGRDHCPSCLSSRHTVDRVDGGASDCGGRMVPISIAVPRSGAWVLIHRCTRCDELAEAAVAADDNHLVLMRIAVRPLADPPFPLDLFGEV
- a CDS encoding RNHCP domain-containing protein — encoded protein: MARRNRDRRERRPQRPKTVLHAHGEAGRAGSFRCAGCRLEVPATAPGTSHRNHCPHCLTSLHVDLRVPGDRAADCRGPMSAVSMASRADGEWMLVHRCARCGELSVNRIAGDDNARALVRLAVRPLAGAPSGFASVARDALVRL